One window of Desulfarculus baarsii DSM 2075 genomic DNA carries:
- a CDS encoding methyltransferase: MVKMPDPQSDFSVFGDMFYGAVASRLLMSAIDLAVFDHLEQAASAQAVARLLPAHPRNAQLMLDALCALGLLRKSQGQYQNQPPTSEFLVRGKAVYLGHWLQLADESWQDCLGGLTDKIRSGPGQAPPDEHWNAAAYCERFTRAHAATSLAGVARQMAAIVADAPGFDACRRMLDLGGGPGVNAMAVAQANEGLAAVVFDRPEIVAIARGYIDEYGMSARVSTMGGDYLSDDIGGEYDLIMVTDSLYYGDAELDQVLAKCRQALAPGGLLVGVHAVLTEEATQPAKMVLAMLPEALAGQAALPERGFLARAMARHGFAEISSRMAMVAGAPMEVNVGRRPAEA, encoded by the coding sequence ATGGTCAAGATGCCCGATCCTCAATCGGATTTCAGCGTTTTCGGCGACATGTTCTATGGCGCGGTCGCCAGCCGCCTGCTGATGAGCGCCATCGATCTGGCCGTCTTCGACCACCTGGAGCAGGCCGCCTCGGCCCAGGCCGTGGCCCGGCTGCTGCCGGCCCACCCGCGCAACGCTCAGCTCATGCTCGACGCCCTCTGCGCCCTGGGCCTGCTGCGCAAAAGCCAAGGCCAATACCAAAACCAGCCGCCGACCAGCGAGTTCCTGGTGCGCGGCAAGGCGGTTTATCTGGGCCACTGGCTGCAACTGGCCGACGAATCGTGGCAAGACTGCCTGGGCGGCCTCACCGACAAGATCCGCAGCGGCCCCGGCCAGGCCCCGCCCGATGAGCACTGGAACGCCGCCGCCTACTGCGAGCGCTTCACCCGCGCCCACGCCGCCACCAGCCTGGCTGGCGTGGCCCGGCAAATGGCCGCCATCGTCGCCGACGCGCCCGGCTTCGACGCCTGTCGGCGCATGCTCGACCTGGGCGGCGGTCCGGGCGTCAACGCCATGGCCGTGGCCCAGGCCAACGAAGGGCTCGCGGCAGTGGTCTTCGACCGGCCCGAGATCGTGGCCATCGCCCGTGGCTACATCGATGAATACGGCATGAGCGCGCGCGTGTCGACCATGGGCGGTGATTATCTGAGCGACGATATCGGCGGAGAGTATGATCTGATCATGGTCACCGACAGCCTCTATTACGGCGACGCCGAGTTGGACCAGGTCTTGGCCAAATGTCGCCAGGCCCTCGCCCCCGGCGGCCTGCTGGTGGGCGTCCACGCCGTGCTGACCGAGGAGGCGACCCAACCGGCCAAGATGGTCCTGGCCATGCTGCCCGAGGCCCTGGCCGGTCAGGCCGCGCTGCCCGAGCGAGGCTTTTTGGCCCGGGCCATGGCGCGCCACGGCTTTGCGGAGATAAGCTCGCGCATGGCCATGGTGG
- a CDS encoding ATP-binding cassette domain-containing protein: MKLLADKLSFRYAGGAGWALKDASLSLDHGQCVILAGPSGCGKSTLLKAFNGLIPHYEKGRRAGRVLLDGVDLAAMAMHQIARRVGAVFQNPRSQFFTTRVEDEIAFGCENLGTPRPLLRRKVDLAMSRLGLEGLGRRSVFGLSAGQRQKVILAAVLAMGVDALTLDEPSANLDQAALAELVGLLAELKAEGKTIVIAEHRCDYLRGLADRVVLLDDGRISAEIDAKAFFGQSAQEARRLGLRWPGDATPSDDPPASGGHDLALCALRYRHPGRPGDILRGVDLEAHGGRIVAVSGANGCGKTTLALTIAGLLKERGGAVRLDGRPCRPRQRLRRCRMVLQEADHQLFAESVQAELTMAGGAGQKTRVAELLRASGLERVAQCRPQALSGGQKQRLAVAAALAAQPDVLVLDEPTSGLDGHNLRGMAALLCQAAQAGTIVLAVTIDHQFIDACHARALCLEDGRILAQKPSQPSSTPRQGD; the protein is encoded by the coding sequence GTGAAACTGCTGGCCGACAAATTGTCGTTTCGCTACGCCGGCGGCGCGGGCTGGGCGCTCAAGGACGCCAGCCTGTCGTTGGACCACGGCCAGTGCGTGATCCTGGCCGGGCCCAGCGGCTGCGGCAAATCCACCCTGCTCAAGGCCTTCAACGGGCTGATCCCCCACTATGAAAAGGGCCGGCGCGCCGGCCGGGTCTTGCTGGACGGCGTGGACCTGGCCGCAATGGCCATGCACCAGATCGCCCGGCGGGTGGGCGCGGTGTTCCAGAATCCGCGCTCGCAGTTTTTCACCACCAGGGTCGAGGACGAGATCGCCTTTGGCTGCGAAAACCTGGGGACGCCTCGGCCGCTTCTGCGCCGAAAAGTGGATCTGGCCATGAGCCGTCTGGGCCTGGAGGGCCTGGGCCGCCGCTCGGTGTTCGGCCTTTCGGCCGGCCAGCGGCAAAAGGTGATCCTGGCGGCGGTGTTGGCCATGGGCGTGGACGCCTTGACCCTTGACGAGCCCTCGGCCAACCTGGACCAGGCCGCCTTGGCCGAGCTTGTCGGCCTGTTGGCCGAGTTGAAGGCCGAGGGCAAGACCATTGTCATCGCCGAACATCGCTGCGATTACCTGCGCGGCCTGGCCGACCGCGTGGTCCTGCTCGATGACGGCCGGATCAGCGCCGAAATCGACGCCAAGGCCTTTTTCGGCCAAAGCGCGCAAGAGGCCCGCCGCCTGGGCCTGCGCTGGCCCGGCGACGCCACGCCCAGCGACGACCCGCCAGCCAGCGGGGGCCACGACCTGGCGCTATGCGCCTTGCGCTATCGCCATCCCGGCCGGCCAGGCGACATCCTGCGCGGTGTGGACCTGGAGGCCCACGGCGGCCGGATCGTCGCCGTCAGTGGCGCCAACGGCTGCGGCAAGACAACCCTGGCCCTGACCATCGCCGGGTTGCTAAAGGAACGCGGCGGCGCGGTCCGCCTCGACGGGCGGCCATGCCGGCCCAGGCAACGGCTGCGGCGCTGCCGCATGGTGCTGCAAGAGGCCGATCACCAGCTTTTCGCCGAGAGCGTCCAGGCCGAGCTGACCATGGCCGGCGGCGCGGGGCAAAAGACGCGCGTGGCCGAACTGCTGCGCGCCAGCGGCCTGGAGCGAGTGGCCCAATGCCGGCCCCAGGCGCTCTCGGGCGGGCAGAAGCAACGCCTGGCCGTGGCCGCGGCCCTGGCCGCCCAGCCCGACGTGCTGGTCCTCGACGAGCCCACCAGCGGCCTGGACGGCCACAACCTGCGGGGCATGGCCGCCCTGCTGTGCCAGGCGGCCCAGGCGGGGACCATCGTCCTGGCCGTGACCATCGATCATCAGTTCATCGACGCCTGCCACGCGCGGGCGCTGTGCCTGGAAGACGGGCGCATCCTGGCCCAAAAACCAAGCCAACCATCATCCACCCCACGCCAAGGAGATTGA
- a CDS encoding energy-coupling factor transporter transmembrane component T family protein, translated as MLMREFAFDLHELVKLWLALSAGATAIYCVDWRIQAAVLLMCLAACLCVGAWRFVAWLAALMAGLALAAVILCRQWPGAAPLAQASYYFLLKFGPLVAMAVFLGACLNVGRLLRSLERLGAPAGVVITLGACLRFLPTAAAEFGQVRHAMRTRGLNAGGRLWLRPDRLLGYVLVPLLLRSLAVGEELARAAVTRGVEAPGRKTSLHGLDFRPADGLTLAGWTLALAALIALDGALRGGSGGVA; from the coding sequence ATGCTGATGCGTGAATTCGCCTTTGATCTGCACGAGTTGGTCAAACTCTGGCTGGCCCTGAGCGCCGGGGCCACGGCCATCTACTGCGTGGACTGGCGCATCCAGGCGGCAGTGCTGCTGATGTGCCTGGCGGCGTGCCTTTGCGTCGGGGCCTGGCGTTTCGTGGCCTGGCTGGCGGCGCTGATGGCCGGATTGGCCTTGGCGGCCGTGATCCTCTGCCGCCAGTGGCCCGGGGCCGCGCCGCTGGCCCAGGCTTCCTATTATTTCCTGCTTAAATTCGGGCCGTTGGTGGCCATGGCCGTGTTTCTGGGCGCTTGCCTCAACGTCGGCCGCCTGCTGCGTTCGCTGGAGCGGCTGGGCGCGCCGGCCGGGGTGGTGATCACCCTGGGCGCTTGCCTGCGCTTCCTGCCCACGGCGGCGGCCGAATTTGGCCAGGTGCGCCACGCCATGCGCACGCGGGGGCTCAACGCCGGCGGCCGGCTGTGGCTGCGGCCCGATCGGTTGCTGGGCTATGTGCTGGTTCCGCTGTTGCTGCGCTCGCTGGCCGTGGGCGAGGAACTGGCCCGGGCCGCCGTGACCAGGGGCGTGGAGGCCCCCGGGCGCAAAACATCGCTGCATGGCCTGGACTTTCGCCCGGCCGACGGCCTGACGCTGGCCGGTTGGACGCTGGCCCTGGCCGCCCTGATCGCCCTCGACGGGGCGCTGCGCGGCGGGTCGGGAGGCGTGGCGTGA
- a CDS encoding MptD family putative ECF transporter S component → MNAHTDAHTEPFVPASAHVIDCGGRAATREWVLLGVLNGLVVGLSHLIFSLYLLAGPGAIVLGIYHQCFENMLIASVYLLMALSAPRRWPFTINGMVWGLVGLMMGWWPILPVAAPAGFIVDLIVRRAVPRGRLGWLTVGFAFYSTMLCAANFWPFWLARHADVVQRQIEMYPAMVQMIEKLTAPVMISQLASAFVTGLLGAHLALRLIAKRFVFDRESPC, encoded by the coding sequence ATGAACGCCCACACCGACGCCCACACCGAGCCATTCGTCCCGGCCAGCGCCCACGTCATCGACTGCGGGGGCCGCGCCGCCACCCGCGAGTGGGTGTTGCTGGGCGTGTTGAACGGCCTGGTCGTGGGGCTCAGCCATCTGATCTTCTCGCTCTACCTGTTGGCCGGACCGGGGGCCATCGTGCTGGGGATCTATCATCAATGCTTCGAAAACATGCTCATCGCCAGCGTCTACCTGCTCATGGCCCTCAGCGCGCCCCGGCGCTGGCCATTCACCATCAACGGCATGGTCTGGGGCCTGGTGGGGCTGATGATGGGCTGGTGGCCGATTCTGCCGGTGGCCGCGCCGGCCGGCTTTATAGTCGATCTGATCGTCCGCCGGGCCGTGCCGCGGGGGCGGCTGGGCTGGCTGACGGTCGGCTTCGCGTTCTATTCCACCATGCTTTGCGCGGCCAATTTCTGGCCGTTCTGGCTGGCGCGCCACGCCGATGTGGTCCAGCGCCAGATCGAGATGTATCCAGCCATGGTCCAGATGATCGAAAAATTGACCGCGCCGGTGATGATCTCGCAGTTGGCCTCGGCCTTTGTCACCGGGCTGCTGGGCGCTCATCTGGCCCTGCGGCTGATCGCCAAGCGCTTTGTATTCGACCGGGAAAGCCCATGCTGA
- a CDS encoding TonB-dependent receptor has translation MRALAKSLLPLAVWAALGVGVCQAETASQASASQLDNVTVTARKVEEDVQKIPISASVFSGALIDDAGLRDMRDLTRLAPNVYLKKSTSENIITMRGVTSFETSIYGPTALYVDDLMLPLHYAHNIDLVDIERVEVLRGPQGSLYGGNSLAGVINVITRQPGNEARASLSADFGAYPSAGDHNPGYKLGGGVSGPIVEDRWYLGLSGQIDQNDGYTTNLFNNDQRAGAIDRKTARATLRWTPTSQWDISFIGDILKNDDNIGVYRFDQGPYRTPAYHSWLDTDNYNNEQGDGQALRISHQGQAVKILSVTGRRGYRNDTLQDYDCTADPQNDWGRTLAAYKDTMFSQELRFSSVNAGGSPLSWLAGAYGMIEDTDIDQQNPTIAQSALTSIDTNGYALFGEATYTLWDRLRLTGGLRWDGRDSKGHKRDTGVDVSDQMDGSELLPKLSLGYDITADAFGYVTVSRGYLAGGYNYALAVDKESFSYDPEYTWNYELGLKTSWLDRKLTANLALFYIQMADKQVYNMVGVSSPITKVDNAAQAHSMGVELEMAAQPLQGLEITLGFGLTKAEVDDWTATEWNSDYTELVRVSYDGKTIPNSPEYNGHLAVQYRHATGLFARADLAAVGEVYADAANSILDDPYALLDLRLGYETKRYDVYVWGRNVLDAEYHAIAYNWDGYKMVQDGEPAMFGVTLTLRY, from the coding sequence ATGCGCGCACTAGCAAAATCATTATTGCCGCTGGCCGTGTGGGCCGCGCTGGGCGTGGGCGTCTGCCAGGCCGAGACCGCCAGCCAGGCCAGCGCCTCGCAGCTCGACAACGTCACCGTCACCGCCCGCAAGGTCGAGGAGGACGTCCAGAAGATCCCCATCAGCGCTTCGGTGTTTTCCGGCGCGCTGATCGACGACGCCGGCCTGCGCGACATGCGCGACCTGACCCGCCTGGCCCCCAACGTCTATCTGAAAAAATCCACATCCGAAAACATCATCACCATGCGCGGCGTCACCTCCTTCGAGACCTCGATATATGGCCCCACGGCCCTCTACGTCGACGATTTGATGCTGCCGCTGCATTACGCCCACAATATCGACCTGGTCGACATCGAGCGCGTGGAGGTCTTGCGCGGGCCCCAGGGCAGCCTCTACGGCGGCAACAGCCTGGCCGGCGTGATCAACGTCATCACCCGCCAGCCGGGCAACGAGGCGAGGGCCAGCCTCAGCGCCGACTTTGGCGCCTACCCCAGCGCCGGCGACCACAACCCCGGCTACAAACTGGGGGGCGGCGTCTCCGGGCCCATCGTCGAGGACCGCTGGTACCTGGGCCTCAGCGGCCAGATCGACCAGAACGACGGCTACACCACCAACCTGTTCAACAACGACCAGCGCGCCGGGGCCATCGACCGCAAAACCGCCCGGGCCACCTTGCGTTGGACGCCCACCAGCCAATGGGACATTTCCTTCATCGGCGATATCCTGAAAAACGACGACAACATCGGCGTCTATCGCTTCGACCAGGGGCCCTACCGCACTCCGGCCTATCATTCCTGGCTCGACACCGACAACTACAACAACGAGCAGGGCGATGGCCAGGCCCTGCGCATCAGCCACCAAGGCCAGGCCGTCAAGATCCTCTCGGTGACCGGCCGCCGCGGCTATCGCAACGACACCCTGCAAGACTACGACTGCACCGCCGACCCCCAAAACGACTGGGGCCGCACCCTGGCCGCGTACAAAGACACCATGTTCAGCCAGGAGCTGCGCTTTTCCTCCGTCAACGCGGGCGGCTCGCCCCTCAGTTGGCTGGCCGGGGCCTACGGCATGATCGAAGACACCGACATCGACCAGCAAAACCCCACCATCGCCCAAAGCGCGCTGACCTCCATCGACACCAACGGCTACGCCCTCTTTGGCGAGGCCACCTACACCCTTTGGGACCGGCTGCGCCTCACCGGCGGCCTGCGCTGGGACGGCCGCGACTCCAAAGGCCACAAGCGCGACACCGGCGTCGACGTCTCCGACCAGATGGACGGCTCGGAGCTGCTGCCCAAGCTTTCGCTGGGCTACGACATCACCGCCGACGCCTTCGGCTACGTCACCGTGTCGCGGGGCTACCTGGCCGGCGGCTACAACTACGCCCTGGCCGTGGACAAAGAATCCTTCTCGTACGACCCGGAATACACCTGGAACTACGAGCTGGGCCTGAAAACGTCGTGGCTGGATCGCAAGCTGACGGCCAACCTGGCCCTGTTTTACATCCAGATGGCCGACAAGCAGGTCTACAACATGGTCGGTGTCTCCTCGCCGATCACCAAGGTCGACAACGCCGCCCAGGCCCATTCCATGGGCGTGGAGCTGGAAATGGCCGCCCAGCCGCTCCAGGGCCTGGAGATCACCCTGGGCTTTGGCCTGACCAAGGCCGAGGTCGACGACTGGACGGCCACCGAGTGGAACAGCGACTACACCGAGCTGGTGCGCGTTTCCTACGACGGCAAGACCATCCCCAACTCGCCCGAGTACAACGGCCATCTGGCGGTGCAATACCGCCACGCCACGGGCCTGTTCGCCCGGGCCGACCTGGCCGCCGTGGGCGAGGTCTACGCCGACGCCGCCAACAGCATCCTCGACGACCCCTACGCCCTGCTGGACCTGCGCCTGGGCTACGAGACCAAGCGTTACGACGTCTATGTCTGGGGCCGCAACGTCCTCGACGCCGAGTATCACGCCATCGCCTACAACTGGGACGGCTACAAGATGGTCCAGGACGGCGAACCGGCCATGTTCGGCGTCACCTTGACGCTGCGCTATTAA